The genomic interval GGATGTGAAACTCGGCCTGCCCGTGGCCGAACTGCACCGCCTCATCGGCGGTTATGACGCCATCATCACCCGCAGCGGCACCCGCGTCGATCCGCCCCTCATCGACCATGCCCGCCGGCTCAAGATCATCGCCCGCGCCGGGGTCGGCATCGACAACGTCGATGTGGAGTACGCCAGCAAGAAGGGCATCATCGTCGTCAACGCCCCCTTCGGCAACACCAATTCGGCGGCCGAGCACACCCTGGCGCTGCTCCTGAGCCTGTGCCGCAACATTACCCTGGCCAATCCCAGCCTCAAGAGCGGCGAGTGGAAGCGCGCGCCCTTCACCGGCCATGAGCTCAAGGGGCGCACCCTGGGCGTCATCGGCCTGGGCAAGGTCGGCGGCCGCGTGGCCCTGCGCGCCAAGGCCTTCGAGATGGAAGTGCTGGCCTGCGACCCCTACATTTCGGAGAAGCGCGCCGAGGATTTCGGCGTCAAGCTGGTGCCTCTTGAAGACATCGTGCGCTACGCCGATGTCATTTCCGTGCACACCCCCCTCAATGAGGAAACCCGCGGCATGATCGGCGATGCCCAGTTCGCCGGCATGAAGGAGGGCGTCATCATCGTCAACTGCGCGCGCGGCGGGATCATCGACGAAACCGCCATGCTCGCCGCCCTGGACAGCGGCAAGGTGCTCGGCGCGGCCTTCGACGTGTTCAGCGAGGAGCCGCCCGAATCCGAAACGGTGAAGCGCCTCATCGCCCATCCGCGCATGATCGTCACCCCCCATCTGGGCGCCAACACCTTCGAGGCGCAGAAGAACGTGGCGGTGGACGTGAGCCGTGAACTGGTCAACTACCTCGACGGCCGGCCCATGGAAAACGCCGTGAACATTCCGCGCTTCGACCCCGATCTCATGGAGCACATGCGGCCCTTCATGGGGCTGATCAGCCAGATGGGCGAATTTCTCTCCCAGCTCGCCCCGGCCAATCCCGACAAGGTCGTGTTCACCTACACCGGCAAATTGGCCCGCTACGACTGCGCGCCGCTGACCGTGTGCGGTCTTGCCGCCCTGCTCAACCGCCAGACCGAGGTCGACGTCAACATGGTCAACGCGCGCCTGGTGGCGCGCACCATGGGCATCGCCGTGGAGGAGGTGCGCACCACGGAAACCGAATCCTTCTCGAACCTCGTCACCCTGGCGATTCACACCCCCGAGGGTAAGCGCACCCTGGCCGGCACGCTCTTCGAGGGCATGGCCAAGATCGTCAAGATGCGCGATTTTCAGACGGATTTCACCCCCGAGCCGCACATGCTGGTGATCAGCTACGCCGATCGGCCGGGCCTGATCGGCAAGATCGGCACCATTCTCGGCGAGGAAGGGGTCAACATCGGCAACATGAACCTGGGGCGCCGCGCCAAGGCCGGCGAGGCCATGGTGGTGCT from Geoalkalibacter sp. carries:
- the serA gene encoding phosphoglycerate dehydrogenase; translated protein: MKVLITDEISQEGLQPLLDDPRISVDVKLGLPVAELHRLIGGYDAIITRSGTRVDPPLIDHARRLKIIARAGVGIDNVDVEYASKKGIIVVNAPFGNTNSAAEHTLALLLSLCRNITLANPSLKSGEWKRAPFTGHELKGRTLGVIGLGKVGGRVALRAKAFEMEVLACDPYISEKRAEDFGVKLVPLEDIVRYADVISVHTPLNEETRGMIGDAQFAGMKEGVIIVNCARGGIIDETAMLAALDSGKVLGAAFDVFSEEPPESETVKRLIAHPRMIVTPHLGANTFEAQKNVAVDVSRELVNYLDGRPMENAVNIPRFDPDLMEHMRPFMGLISQMGEFLSQLAPANPDKVVFTYTGKLARYDCAPLTVCGLAALLNRQTEVDVNMVNARLVARTMGIAVEEVRTTETESFSNLVTLAIHTPEGKRTLAGTLFEGMAKIVKMRDFQTDFTPEPHMLVISYADRPGLIGKIGTILGEEGVNIGNMNLGRRAKAGEAMVVLTIDSPAPDAVVERIAQAVEANFIKQVHMTTVK